In Methanocella paludicola SANAE, the sequence AAAAGAAAAATTTATTCCTGAAAACTGGAAAATACGAAATTTATTACATTTATTATGAATGGCATACGTTCTAATCCTATGATATTGATTCTGATACCAATCTAAATGGCTTGATTAAAATAGCTATATTATCGGATTTTAAAAATCAGTTTCTAAAAAAATCTGCCCGTTGCTGGTTGTAAATAATAAAAAGTAGGGGGTAATTACCCCCAGTTTTATTGCTGCCTGGTGAAGTACCAGTATCCCGCCACGATCGCCACGATGATGAGCAATAGTATGAGCCACCACCAGGACGATATGTCCGAGGACGGAGCGGCCGTGGGCTCAGGAGTCGGCGTGGGCGTGGGCTCTACCGTAGGCGTCGGGGTGATCGAGGCCGTTACCGATGCTGCCGCTGTAGCGCTGGGCGAGGGAACGGGCGTAGGCGTCGGTGTCCCCGGATAAGTCCAGCTGCCGCCGCTACCGCCGGATCCGCCGTTGTTGGGGTTGGCGGTCGGTGTTGCCGTTGGCGTTGCCGTAGCCGTGGCAGTAGCCGTGGCAGTAGCACTTGGAGTCGGCGTAGAAGTCGAGTACGTTATCTCCAGATCAACTGTTTCAGCACCCTGCATATTTTGTGTAACTGTATGCGATGCAGAATGGCCGTCGTAAGTTGCTGTTACAGTAACGCTTGAACCATTTGCGACAGATGGAGCGATCTGATAGTAGCCGTTACTATCGGTAGTCTTCGTCGAACCGCCGGCTGTTACAGTAACGCCTTGCGTCAGGACTCCGTTCACCTTAACATGCCCCGAAATGAACAGGGGCACTCCCTGGGCTGAAACCGCCGGCGTTAACAAGCATATACACATGATTAACGTCGACAACACCGTTGCTAGAGTTAATAACAATCCTTTTTTCATTTTAAATCACCTCATAGTATAACATCTGCGGTGCAGCGGATGTCGTGTATAGGAAGTATCCTGCTCCGTCGTGCACTGTAAAGTCGTACTCGTCCGGGCTTGAGCCTTCGGCGAAAGCATCATAATCGCCCGTTGTCAAGTTATATTTTGCGATTATTTGCACTCCCGTGAGCGATGGCTGGGCGCATACGGCCTTGGCGGTCGAGCTCGTGAAAGAGCTCCAGCCTATCAGATTCCAGCCCGGATTGATCGAAATGCTCCTGTCCGATGGGCTTGGGCCGTAGACGGATATCGAAGTTTCAGCCGTACAATATACGAAGTAGCCGATGTCGGTGCTCATCGTTATGTCGTACTCCGACGGACTGCTTACGGTATTATAGGCATCGTAATCCCCGGTGTCCTTATTATAAGAGGCTACGATGTATACTCCAGTCCCTGCTAGATCGCTCGCCTTGAGAGTCGTGTTCACGACCGGGAACGATATCAGGTTCCAGCCCTGCTCCAAATTGATCACGTATGGATCTACGTTGGTTATTGTAACCGTGGCAGTGCTCGGAGCCTCCAGATTCGAGTTACTTGAATTACCGCTTAACTCGACCGTGAACGATAGGTCCGGCGTATATACCCCGTCCGGTAGTATGGGAATCGTGATCTGCTTTGTCGTATCGCCGCTGTTAAAGGTCAGCGTATCGGTCACATCGCTTCCATCGCCCGCGGTGCCGAAGTTCACGCCAGCTAGGGCCGTCCCATTAGCTGTCGAATAAGATACCGTCACCGTACCATTTATATTCACGGTACGGGTCACGTTCAGCGTCACGTGGCCTCCATCCTCGGCTACCGAATAGGTGGCAGAGTCGAATTGCAGGACCGCGAGCGTGGTATAGGTGTCCATATCCTGGATTGTGACCTTGGCGATGTTGGGGTCCGCCAGGGCCGCGTTACCCGTGGGAGTGTCAAGCGAGACGTTGAACGTCAGGTCCGGCGTGACCACGCCATCGGCCAGGATCGGTATGGTGACCGGCTGGGACGTGACGCCCGGCGCGAAGCTGACCGTGCGAGTGTACTCGTCAGGGTCTCCGAGAATACCATAGTTCACTCCGGGCTGGGCGGTGCTGTTATCTGTCGTATAGTTCACGCCGACGGTGCCGGTAGTATCCCCGCCGCGGAGTATGTTAAAGGTTAACGTGCCGGCGTTTTCGTCAACGGTATACGAGCTCGCGTCTAAATATAAAGTGCTCCATGGTGCAACGTCTGACTTATTACCGAAGACCATGACGTCGTCGACTTCCCACCAGCAGTTACTGTTCTTCTTGTTGCTCTGGTACTGGAAGGTCAGGCTGATGCTCTTATTTCCGGCGACCAGCTTTGAAATATCGATTTGGACGATACCGTCATAGCTCGATTTGCATTTAGACCAGACGTAGTACGAGTAGCCCGTCTCGTTAGTGACAATGACATACGACCTCTGGTTAACGCGCTTGACGCATGAGACGTCAGTATTGAATTGGAGAAGAACCGTTTTGTACTCCGATAGATCAATATTGCTGACCGTCTTCAACGTCTGAGGCTTATTATATTTCCCATCACCGGCATTAATATATGCGATATTCCCGGTGCCCCAGAGATTAGGCGTGGACCCGTTGGTTATAAATTGCCATCCGCCACCTTTATTCCAGTTGGCCTCGTTATCGAATGAGTCTGAATAAACGACATCCATTCCCGAGGTATCAACCAAAGCGCTCGCAGGTACAACCGCTATCAAGAATAATGCCATAATAGGGATTATTCCTGACATGA encodes:
- a CDS encoding Calx-beta domain-containing protein; translated protein: MDVVYSDSFDNEANWNKGGGWQFITNGSTPNLWGTGNIAYINAGDGKYNKPQTLKTVSNIDLSEYKTVLLQFNTDVSCVKRVNQRSYVIVTNETGYSYYVWSKCKSSYDGIVQIDISKLVAGNKSISLTFQYQSNKKNSNCWWEVDDVMVFGNKSDVAPWSTLYLDASSYTVDENAGTLTFNILRGGDTTGTVGVNYTTDNSTAQPGVNYGILGDPDEYTRTVSFAPGVTSQPVTIPILADGVVTPDLTFNVSLDTPTGNAALADPNIAKVTIQDMDTYTTLAVLQFDSATYSVAEDGGHVTLNVTRTVNINGTVTVSYSTANGTALAGVNFGTAGDGSDVTDTLTFNSGDTTKQITIPILPDGVYTPDLSFTVELSGNSSNSNLEAPSTATVTITNVDPYVINLEQGWNLISFPVVNTTLKASDLAGTGVYIVASYNKDTGDYDAYNTVSSPSEYDITMSTDIGYFVYCTAETSISVYGPSPSDRSISINPGWNLIGWSSFTSSTAKAVCAQPSLTGVQIIAKYNLTTGDYDAFAEGSSPDEYDFTVHDGAGYFLYTTSAAPQMLYYEVI